One genomic window of Fusarium verticillioides 7600 chromosome 2, whole genome shotgun sequence includes the following:
- a CDS encoding leucyl aminopeptidase yields the protein MKFSQASILAACLPAVSARFIETAEADNVILQPDELFLVETAPGKTQWVTEEEKWEMRRKGQNFMDITETPSLGSKRINAETTVTFPKKCVNQDDVKKLSKNLEKKNMQANLEKLTSFHTRYFKSDYGLQSSDWVLEKVNQIIKDAGAEDTVFAESFPHTWKQHSVIATIPGQSNSTVVIGAHQDSINLFLPSILAAPGADDDGSGTVTIMEVFRALLNSKDVVKGKAPNTIEFHWYSAEEGGLLGSQAIFKSYEENGRDVKAMLQQDMTGYVQKTLDAGQPESVGVITDFVDPGLTKFIKTVVEEYCSIPWVETKCGYACSDHASASKAGYPSAFVIESAFEYSDPHIHGTDDSIKYLSFDHMLEHARMTLGLVYELGFYDFSDKTEEKWSDL from the exons ATGAAGTTCTCACAGGCTTCTATCCTAGCGGCTTGTCTGCCTGCTGTCTCCGCTCGCTTTATCGAAACTGCCGAGGCCGACAACGTCATTCTCCAGCCAGACGAACTGTTCCTGGTCGAGACCGCCCCCGGCAAGACACAATGGGtgaccgaggaggagaagtggGAGATGCGCCGT AAAGGCCAAAACTTTATGGACATCACCGAGACACCTTCGCTCGGCTCCAAGCGCATCAACGCTGAGACCACGGTCACGTTCCCTAAGAAGTGCGTCAACCAagacgatgtcaagaagctctccaagaacctcgagaagaagaacatgcaggccaacctcgagaagtTGACCAGCTTCCACACCCGATACTTCAAGTCCGACTACGGCCTTCAGTCCTCCGActgggttcttgagaaggtcaaccagatcatcaaggacgCCGGTGCTGAGGATACTGTTTTCGCCGAGAGCTTCCCTCACACATGGAAGCAACACTCCGTCATTGCGACCATCCCTGGCCAGTCTAACAGCACTGTCGTGATCGGTGCCCACCAGGAttccatcaacctcttcctcccttCCATTCTCGCCGCCCCCGGcgctgatgacgatggcagTGGCACAGTCACTATCATGGAGGTGTTCCGCGCccttctcaactccaaggaTGTTGTTAAGGGCAAGGCCCCCAACACCATCGAGTTCCACTGGTACTctgctgaggagggtggTCTGCTCGGAAGCCAGGCTATCTTCAAGTCGTATGAGGAGAATGGCCGCGATGTCAAGGCTATGCTTCAGCAGGACATGACAGGCTACGTCCAAAAGACTCTCGATGCCGGTCAGCCTGAGAGCGTTGGTGTGATTACTGACTTTGTCGACCCTGGCCtgaccaagttcatcaagacAGTCGTTGAGGAG TACTGCAGCATTCCTTGGGTCGAGACCAAGTGCGGTTATGCCTGCTCCGACCACGCTTCTGCTTCCAAGGCCGGCTATCCCTCAGCTTTTGTTATTGAGTCCGCCTTCGAGTACTCTGACCCTCATATCCACGGTACCGATGACAGTATCAAGTATCTGTCTTTCGACCACATGCTTGAGCATGCTCGCATGACTCTTGGTCTCGTTTACGAGCTTGGCTTCTACGACTTCTCTGATAAGACAGAGGAGAAGTGGAGTGATCTGTGA
- a CDS encoding leucyl aminopeptidase, translating to MGDRGGEVGDAPCQNFMDITETPSLGSKRINAETTVTFPKKCVNQDDVKKLSKNLEKKNMQANLEKLTSFHTRYFKSDYGLQSSDWVLEKVNQIIKDAGAEDTVFAESFPHTWKQHSVIATIPGQSNSTVVIGAHQDSINLFLPSILAAPGADDDGSGTVTIMEVFRALLNSKDVVKGKAPNTIEFHWYSAEEGGLLGSQAIFKSYEENGRDVKAMLQQDMTGYVQKTLDAGQPESVGVITDFVDPGLTKFIKTVVEEYCSIPWVETKCGYACSDHASASKAGYPSAFVIESAFEYSDPHIHGTDDSIKYLSFDHMLEHARMTLGLVYELGFYDFSDKTEEKWSDL from the exons ATGGGtgaccgaggaggagaagtggGAGATGCGCCGT GCCAAAACTTTATGGACATCACCGAGACACCTTCGCTCGGCTCCAAGCGCATCAACGCTGAGACCACGGTCACGTTCCCTAAGAAGTGCGTCAACCAagacgatgtcaagaagctctccaagaacctcgagaagaagaacatgcaggccaacctcgagaagtTGACCAGCTTCCACACCCGATACTTCAAGTCCGACTACGGCCTTCAGTCCTCCGActgggttcttgagaaggtcaaccagatcatcaaggacgCCGGTGCTGAGGATACTGTTTTCGCCGAGAGCTTCCCTCACACATGGAAGCAACACTCCGTCATTGCGACCATCCCTGGCCAGTCTAACAGCACTGTCGTGATCGGTGCCCACCAGGAttccatcaacctcttcctcccttCCATTCTCGCCGCCCCCGGcgctgatgacgatggcagTGGCACAGTCACTATCATGGAGGTGTTCCGCGCccttctcaactccaaggaTGTTGTTAAGGGCAAGGCCCCCAACACCATCGAGTTCCACTGGTACTctgctgaggagggtggTCTGCTCGGAAGCCAGGCTATCTTCAAGTCGTATGAGGAGAATGGCCGCGATGTCAAGGCTATGCTTCAGCAGGACATGACAGGCTACGTCCAAAAGACTCTCGATGCCGGTCAGCCTGAGAGCGTTGGTGTGATTACTGACTTTGTCGACCCTGGCCtgaccaagttcatcaagacAGTCGTTGAGGAG TACTGCAGCATTCCTTGGGTCGAGACCAAGTGCGGTTATGCCTGCTCCGACCACGCTTCTGCTTCCAAGGCCGGCTATCCCTCAGCTTTTGTTATTGAGTCCGCCTTCGAGTACTCTGACCCTCATATCCACGGTACCGATGACAGTATCAAGTATCTGTCTTTCGACCACATGCTTGAGCATGCTCGCATGACTCTTGGTCTCGTTTACGAGCTTGGCTTCTACGACTTCTCTGATAAGACAGAGGAGAAGTGGAGTGATCTGTGA
- a CDS encoding DNA replication complex GINS protein PSF2: MALPLPSGLTPSEVAFLCEMELVTVVPRQRLESIDLLSGTTPTLRPPHRSNLPLWLAILLKKQRRANIVPPPWLHPDSLRDIVHHETKVDPKGWAPPPPPPVRADSRGNARRLDPFVDDEVVLSPPFLPSCTSDAPSGALPYHWFEVAEMLLAHASDDVASSSEVRSLLRDLQEVRAAKMRSSTAQLEGGVDGVMSLRGVGAMELAESRGFVVGVVEGVRKLGASTEATRREEEEQGGGDESDEASDEEMGL, translated from the exons ATGGCGTTACCACTTCCTTCAGGGCTCACTCCCTCCGAAGTTGCATTTCTATGTGAAATGGAACTCGTCACTGTCGTTCCTCGCCAACGCCTTGAAAGCATTGATCTTCTATCG GGAACGACACCGACTCTCCGGCCGCCGCACAGAAGTAACTTACCTTTATGGCTTGCGATACTGTTAAAGAAGCAACGGCGCGCGAATAtcgttcctcctccttggcttcatccCGATTCGTTACGCGATATTGTACATCACGAAACGAAGGTCGATCCTAAAGGATGGgcgccgccaccacctcctccgGTGCGGGCAGATAGTCGAGGAAATGCGAGACGGCTAGATCCCTTTGTCGACGACGAGGTAGTACTATCACCGCCGTTTCTTCCGTCCTGTACATCAGATGCGCCTTCAGGTGCCCTGCCATATCACTGGTTCGAAGTCGCAGAAATGCTTCTCGCCCACGCCTCAGACGACGTCGCCTCCTCTTCAGAAGTACGCTCGCTACTTCGAGATCTACAAGAAGTCAGAGCAGCAAAGATGCGATCCAGTACCGCCCAACTCGAAGGTGGAGTCGATGGTGTCATGAGCCTACGAGGAGTTGGGGCTATGGAGCTTGCAGAGAGCAGAGGATTTGTCGTCGGTGTAGTGGAAGGTGTGAGGAAACTCGGCGCAAGCACAGAAGCAACACggagagaggaggaggaacaagGTGGTGGCGATGAGTCGGATGAGGCGAGCGACGAAGAGATGGGACTATGA
- a CDS encoding prolyl-tRNA synthetase has product MEGAAEQSKSALKKAEKQARLAAEKAAKAAKQTNLPVVGGKKADDIIGITVSKAENFPQWYQEVVLKAEMVEYYTEISGFFVLRPLAMHIWNEIRKWFQAHIEEMGVDETNFPMFLSSKSLEKEKDHVEGFAPELAWVTKAGDKDLEVPVAVRPTSEAVMYPYYSKWIRSHRDLPFRLNQWNSVVRWEAKQTTPFLRTREFLWQEGHTAHLTEELAGAEVLEILELYAGVYEKLLAVPVVRGRKTENEKFAGGYYTTTVEGYIPSNGRGIQGATSHALGQNFSKMFDITVEDPANKGSHIHVWQNSWGLSTRVIGVMVMIHGDDKGLVLPPRVAKTQVVIVPVGITKKTTPEERQKHEEQVEDIRANLKKAGVRVTSDWREGYTPAWKFNDWELKGVPLRIEFGPKDAAKGVVSTARRDTGEKGEIAITDVATKIPELLETIQADMYSKAEKSFREHRLTITKWEDVLPALDDKNVVLIPFCGAPKCEDRIKELTTREDQPDVPENQKLATMGMKSLCVPFEQPEGIVPGETKCLNPECQVNADKWTMFGRSY; this is encoded by the exons ATGGAGGGCGCCGCCGAACAGTCCAAGAGcgccttgaagaaggccgagaagcaggctcgtcttgctgctgagaaggctgccaaggctgccaagCAGACCAATCTTCCCGTCGTCGGTGGAAAGAAGGCGGACGACATCATTGGAATTACAGTGTCCAAGGCCGAGAACTTCCCCCAATGGTACCAGGAGGTCGtcctcaaggccgagatGGTCGAGTACTACACCGAGATTTCGGGTTTCTTCGTTCTCCGACCTCTTGCCATGCACATCTGGAACGAGATCCGAAAATGGTTCCAGGCTCACATCGAGGAGATGGGCGTTGACGAGACCAACTTCCCCATGTTCCTGTCTTCCAAGTctctcgagaaggagaaggatcaCGTCGAGGGCTTCGCCCCCGAGCTTGCTTGGGTCACCAAGGC TGGTGACAAGGACCTCGAGGTTCCTGTTGCGGTCCGTCCTACCTCCGAAGCCGTCATGTACCCCTACTATTCCAAGTGGATTCGCAGCCACAGAGATCTCCCCTTCCGCCTCAACCAATGGAACTCTGTCGTTCGATGGGAGGCTAAGCAAACAACTCCTTTCCTCCGAACTCGTGAGTTCCTCTGGCAGGAGGGCCACACTGCTCACTTGactgaggagcttgctggTGCCGAGGTactcgagattcttgagCTTTACGCTGGTGTTTacgagaagcttctggcTGTCCCCGTCGTTCGAGGCCGAAAGACCGAGAATGAGAAGTTCGCCGGTGGTTATTACACCACCACTGTCGAGGGCTACATCCCTTCCAACGGCCGTGGCATCCAGGGCGCCACCTCTCACGCCCTTGGCCAGAACTTCAGTAAGATGTTCGACATCACTGTTGAGGACCCTGCCAACAAGGGCTCTCACATCCACGTCTGGCAGAACTCTTGGGGTCTCTCAACCCGCGTCATTGGTGTCATGGTCATGATCCACGGTGACGATAAGGGTCTGGTTCTTCCTCCCCGCGTTGCCAAGACTCAGGTTGTCATCGTCCCTGTtggcatcaccaagaagactACCCCTGAGGAGCGACAGAAGCACGAGGAGCAGGTTGAGGACATCCGAGCCAAcctgaagaaggctggcGTTCGTGTCACCTCTGATTGGCGAGAGGGTTACACTCCTGCCTGGAAGTTCAACGACTGGGAGCTCAAGGGTGTTCCTCTGCGTATCGAGTTCGGTCCCAAGGATGCTGCCAAGGGCGTTGTCAGCACCGCGCGACGTGACACCGGTGAGAAGGGAGAAATTGCCATCACCGATGTGGCCACCAAGATCcctgagcttctcgagaccaTCCAAGCCGACATGTAcagcaaggctgagaagtCTTTCCGAGAGCACCGACTCACTATTACCAAGTGGGAGGATGTTCTCCCCGCTCTCGACGACAAGAACGTTGTGCTCATCCCCTTCTGCGGTGCCCCCAAGTGTGAGGACCGCATCAAGGAGCTCACCACTCGCGAGGACCAGCCTGATGTCCCCGagaaccagaagcttgcCACTATGGGCATGAAGAGTCTGTGTGTTCCCTTTGAGCAGCCCGAGGGTATTGTCCCTGGGGAGACCAAGTGTCTCAACCCTGAGTGCCAGGTTAACGCCGACAAGTGGACCATGTTCGGACGAAGCTATTAA